The following proteins are encoded in a genomic region of Bacillus horti:
- the holA gene encoding DNA polymerase III subunit delta, producing MSFDQALKKVKTGSIERIHVLYGSQRFLMDEYIQELSKQVLDEETADFNFERYELSENPIEQAIEAAETLPFMGERRLIIANDATFLTGQKSTSKVEHDLSALERYVQDPVDYSVFVLLIHQDKLDERKKVVKELKKSGRLISCQALKENELVPWLIERAQMYQVVMTDEGAALLVQLVGGQLQMLQKELEKVAQYVGKGGKITPDEIRELVTKTVEQDVFSLIEHVVHSRLQPAFQTLQELLKRNEEPIKILFLLARQFRIIFRVKEMERKGYTQSQMAQTIGIHPYVAKLAVQQSKRFTSEQLLLILDQLAEADYEMKIGKKDKPLVLEMFFIQLSQYK from the coding sequence ATGTCCTTTGATCAAGCGTTAAAAAAAGTGAAAACAGGTAGCATTGAACGTATTCATGTTCTTTATGGCTCACAAAGATTTCTTATGGATGAATATATTCAGGAACTTAGCAAACAGGTATTGGATGAAGAGACAGCAGACTTCAATTTTGAACGCTATGAGCTGTCAGAAAACCCTATTGAGCAAGCGATTGAAGCGGCAGAAACGCTCCCTTTTATGGGGGAAAGAAGGCTTATTATAGCAAATGACGCTACTTTCTTAACAGGGCAAAAGTCTACAAGTAAAGTAGAGCATGATCTTTCCGCTTTAGAACGATATGTACAAGACCCTGTTGATTACTCTGTTTTTGTTTTACTTATTCATCAGGATAAGCTAGATGAAAGAAAAAAAGTGGTTAAAGAGCTTAAAAAATCGGGACGCTTAATCTCCTGTCAGGCTTTAAAGGAGAACGAGCTAGTTCCATGGTTAATAGAACGAGCCCAAATGTATCAGGTTGTTATGACGGATGAAGGGGCAGCCTTACTTGTTCAATTAGTTGGTGGTCAGCTACAAATGCTACAGAAGGAGCTGGAAAAGGTAGCCCAGTACGTAGGAAAGGGTGGAAAAATTACACCCGATGAGATTAGAGAGCTGGTAACAAAAACGGTTGAGCAGGACGTTTTTAGCTTAATTGAGCATGTCGTCCACAGCCGCTTACAGCCTGCCTTTCAAACACTTCAAGAGCTTTTGAAGCGCAATGAAGAGCCCATAAAAATTCTCTTTTTATTGGCTAGACAGTTTCGTATTATTTTTCGAGTAAAGGAAATGGAACGCAAGGGCTACACGCAGTCTCAAATGGCTCAGACCATCGGTATTCATCCATACGTAGCAAAGCTTGCAGTCCAGCAAAGTAAAAGGTTTACTTCTGAGCAGCTATTACTTATTTTGGATCAGTTAGCTGAGGCTGACTATGAGATGAAAATAGGGAAAAAGGATAAACCTTTGGTGCTAGAAATGTTTTTTATTCAACTAAGCCAATACAAATAA
- a CDS encoding pentapeptide repeat-containing protein has protein sequence MAKDLKNIKKNSNKFNLQLPKLPRLLEHQITLDRNIQDEDAFHQGLIKECTIENQTARHVCFEEVVFQQVQFDQVQLKGVELTDVIFEKCDLSNVDLSKAIIHRAEFRDCKLVGTNLLEAGLNHVLFKDCQLNYAAFGLTSLKKVRFEDCSLRSTDFFEATFAQIEFGKSDIHQAQFSGTKLKGVDISQCKFESIMVALDELEGCIVSSEQAIAFAKNLGLIVKDQSET, from the coding sequence ATGGCTAAGGATTTAAAAAACATAAAGAAAAACTCCAATAAATTTAATCTCCAATTACCGAAGCTTCCAAGGCTATTAGAGCATCAAATAACACTTGATAGAAATATTCAAGACGAGGATGCCTTCCATCAGGGGCTTATAAAAGAATGCACTATTGAAAATCAAACGGCAAGACATGTTTGCTTTGAAGAGGTTGTGTTTCAACAGGTTCAATTTGATCAGGTTCAACTCAAAGGGGTGGAGCTGACGGATGTTATATTTGAGAAATGTGATTTATCAAATGTGGACTTGAGTAAAGCTATTATACATAGAGCGGAATTTAGGGATTGTAAGCTAGTGGGGACGAACCTATTAGAGGCAGGATTAAATCATGTTCTCTTTAAGGATTGTCAGCTAAATTATGCAGCCTTTGGTCTAACAAGCCTTAAAAAGGTTCGCTTTGAGGACTGTTCCTTACGTAGCACAGACTTTTTTGAGGCTACCTTTGCCCAAATTGAATTTGGAAAATCAGATATTCATCAGGCCCAGTTTTCAGGAACAAAGCTAAAGGGTGTGGATATCAGTCAATGTAAATTTGAAAGCATTATGGTTGCTCTTGATGAGCTAGAAGGCTGTATTGTTTCCTCGGAACAAGCGATAGCTTTTGCTAAAAACTTAGGTCTAATTGTTAAAGATCAGAGTGAAACATAA
- a CDS encoding TrkA C-terminal domain-containing protein — translation MSWLFLLLIFTLLVIIIEVATIILEATGLSKNVARFQAISLLTNTGYTTTEAELITKHPVRRKIAETLIVFGTIAFAVILALIINIVNEQFRYDQVLLGLIILALVFLFFRLRYVKDRMIKRFKGEIEKHLTLQEAFQLGDSEMVAVVRLTHRHKRLFFPLKHLDLAHRFDVHILTISRERRNGDKIETELVKQPTGRTVLQEGDQLLVFGNIHHLKDVFGGALDS, via the coding sequence ATGAGCTGGCTTTTTTTACTGTTAATTTTTACATTACTAGTGATTATTATTGAAGTCGCTACCATTATTCTAGAAGCTACGGGCTTAAGCAAAAATGTTGCTCGTTTTCAAGCTATTTCTCTCTTGACCAATACGGGGTATACGACAACAGAAGCTGAACTCATTACAAAGCATCCTGTTCGCAGAAAAATAGCGGAGACACTGATTGTGTTTGGAACGATTGCTTTTGCTGTTATTCTTGCTCTCATCATCAACATCGTGAACGAACAGTTTCGTTATGATCAGGTGTTGCTAGGACTAATCATTTTAGCGCTGGTTTTTTTATTTTTTAGACTGAGATATGTAAAAGATAGAATGATTAAAAGGTTTAAAGGAGAAATTGAAAAACACCTAACACTACAAGAAGCGTTTCAATTAGGAGATTCGGAAATGGTTGCTGTAGTACGGTTAACACATAGGCATAAAAGGCTTTTCTTTCCTCTAAAGCATTTAGATTTAGCGCACCGCTTTGATGTTCATATTCTAACGATTTCTAGAGAGAGACGAAACGGAGATAAAATTGAAACAGAATTAGTTAAGCAGCCAACAGGGAGAACGGTTTTACAAGAGGGGGATCAACTACTTGTATTTGGTAATATTCATCATTTAAAAGATGTTTTTGGAGGGGCCTTAGATTCATAA
- the rpsT gene encoding 30S ribosomal protein S20 codes for MPNIKSAIKRVKTNNKKRLHNATQKSALRTAIKSFETLVEQNNVEAASSALVVATRKLDKAAAKGLIHKNAASRQKSRLTKKLNSITA; via the coding sequence ATGCCTAACATTAAATCAGCAATTAAGCGTGTGAAAACGAACAACAAGAAGCGTCTACACAATGCTACTCAAAAGTCTGCTCTTCGCACAGCGATCAAAAGCTTTGAAACGTTAGTTGAGCAAAACAACGTTGAAGCTGCTTCTTCAGCTCTTGTTGTAGCTACAAGAAAGCTTGACAAAGCTGCAGCTAAAGGACTTATTCATAAAAATGCTGCATCACGTCAAAAATCTCGTTTAACTAAAAAGCTTAACAGCATTACGGCTTAA